One segment of Gemmatimonadaceae bacterium DNA contains the following:
- a CDS encoding protein phosphatase 2C domain-containing protein, translating to MRDETEAPTPPVPEAIIEPASWSSRAPDAEWAPAPLVEALGERFITMAAAEPCTIDRQVDGWAVLGASVRGKSHGHRGEHRDDAIACVSRDGLLVMAVADGAGSSALSRIGAAVVADIATHRTAARFAADGHNADTTSRLGTAMAHAVHDAAMRLHALAAAAAEPPTAFRTTLLLVAMVGDTMLVSQVGDGAVLVQQADGRVLRVGGARDTMWAGEVTCFVPDPCAMTAAAEFRQLRTSDVALVALLTDGIDDPFHPLEQSGDRLVSQWRHGTTESIGVARQPPAGAVLGDAAALLTWMGFEQRGESDDRSLLLAWRDVAVTPPVTPPVTK from the coding sequence GTGCGCGACGAGACCGAGGCTCCGACACCGCCGGTGCCGGAGGCGATCATCGAACCGGCATCGTGGAGCTCGCGCGCGCCCGATGCCGAGTGGGCGCCGGCACCACTCGTCGAGGCACTCGGCGAGCGCTTCATCACGATGGCAGCCGCCGAGCCGTGCACCATCGACCGCCAGGTCGACGGGTGGGCCGTGCTCGGCGCCAGCGTGCGCGGCAAGTCGCATGGACATCGCGGCGAGCACCGCGACGATGCCATCGCGTGCGTGTCGCGCGACGGACTGCTGGTGATGGCGGTGGCCGATGGCGCGGGATCGAGTGCACTCAGCCGGATCGGTGCGGCCGTGGTTGCCGACATCGCCACGCACCGCACCGCCGCACGGTTCGCCGCCGACGGGCACAACGCCGACACCACGTCGCGACTCGGCACCGCCATGGCGCACGCGGTGCACGACGCCGCGATGCGGCTCCATGCACTCGCCGCGGCCGCGGCCGAGCCGCCGACGGCGTTCCGCACCACGCTGCTGCTGGTGGCGATGGTCGGTGACACGATGCTCGTGTCGCAGGTGGGGGATGGCGCCGTGCTGGTGCAGCAGGCCGATGGCCGCGTGCTGCGTGTGGGCGGGGCACGTGACACGATGTGGGCGGGCGAGGTGACCTGCTTCGTGCCCGATCCGTGTGCCATGACCGCGGCGGCGGAATTCCGGCAGCTCCGCACCAGCGATGTGGCGCTGGTGGCGCTGCTCACCGACGGCATCGACGATCCGTTCCACCCGCTGGAGCAGAGCGGCGACCGGCTCGTGTCGCAGTGGCGGCACGGCACCACCGAGTCCATCGGCGTGGCACGGCAACCACCCGCCGGTGCCGTGCTCGGTGATGCCGCGGCCCTGCTCACCTGGATGGGGTTCGAGCAGCGGGGCGAGTCCGACGACCGGTCGTTGCTGCTGGCCTGGCGTGACGTGGCAGTGACGCCACCGGTGACGCCACCGGTGACGAAATGA
- a CDS encoding FKBP-type peptidyl-prolyl cis-trans isomerase, translated as MARLSMAVVLVACASRPALVPTPSGLQYRVLSRGDGPAAVPGQRVTIHETTTLPSGRLIYTSRSGAPITFLLGGGQVIAGVDEGVTGMRVGERRLLVVPPALSRRTGYPANTPPDSTLHIDVELVALPASQATGDAAGPVTIVRSTSVIRRDSSGRAIPTGSSIDRDSRAQADAVNARVRVLQVEPDRLVARVGDTLSPFIALHVSGLDSAGVLVPRVVPLLGPIPAGSSVRQVGNGRWLAAKPGTTTVQVRVMRFAQPARNDTALVRSVRIDVVP; from the coding sequence GTGGCTCGGCTCTCGATGGCGGTCGTGCTCGTCGCGTGCGCCTCGCGCCCCGCCCTCGTCCCCACGCCGAGCGGACTCCAGTACCGCGTGCTCAGCCGCGGTGACGGTCCCGCGGCCGTGCCGGGACAACGGGTCACCATCCACGAGACCACGACGCTACCGAGCGGCCGGCTGATCTACACGAGTCGCAGCGGGGCACCGATCACGTTCCTGCTCGGCGGCGGGCAGGTGATCGCCGGCGTGGACGAGGGCGTCACGGGCATGCGCGTGGGCGAACGGCGACTGCTCGTCGTGCCGCCCGCGCTGAGCCGGCGGACGGGATATCCGGCGAACACGCCGCCGGATTCGACGCTGCACATCGACGTGGAGCTGGTGGCGCTTCCCGCCAGTCAGGCCACGGGCGATGCCGCCGGACCGGTGACCATCGTCAGGAGCACATCGGTCATCCGCCGCGACAGCAGCGGCCGGGCGATTCCCACCGGGTCGAGCATCGATCGCGACAGTCGCGCGCAGGCGGATGCGGTGAACGCGCGGGTGCGGGTGCTGCAGGTCGAGCCGGACCGCCTGGTGGCGCGGGTCGGCGACACGCTGTCTCCCTTCATCGCGCTGCACGTGAGCGGCCTCGATTCCGCCGGAGTGCTCGTCCCGCGCGTGGTACCGCTGCTGGGGCCGATCCCCGCCGGCAGCAGCGTGCGGCAGGTCGGCAATGGACGGTGGCTGGCCGCGAAGCCCGGCACGACCACCGTGCAGGTGCGCGTGATGCGGTTTGCGCAGCCCGCGCGCAACGACACGGCGCTCGTGCGCTCGGTGCGCATCGACGTGGTGCCCTGA
- a CDS encoding beta-lactamase family protein, with amino-acid sequence MTTFRSLCLALTVPALAIAQPSSTRPDWAASIDSLVQREMARTGTPGAQLAVVVDGQLAYAGVYGVADAETRRPVTTRTLFRVGSVTKMFTAATLSQLAAEGTVDLMAPIQAYVPELTGKRVGMVSTHQLLTHSAGWLDNAVAYGRMGEGALGEVFRVVTDTLLFTEPGRVLSYSNPAFSMAGYVAEVAGKARYAALVDRLVLKKANMPHATFRPLEAMTRDFSQGHLASGNGAPTVVRPYTENTAQWAAGFLMASAAEVAQFTRMLMDGGMLDGARVLDTAAVRRMTTGYQVMPADPTSKYGYGLVIGTRGRERVWQHGGAITGFDAQVVMFPDRRLSVVLVDNRGGAPMNGVIDAVASRVAGIAPPPAPPSAPAREATAVERQQLAGTYAMGAVSVALAERDGALVFVQGTTALPARLVGSEKLQVTAPGGQVRVFTIVRDAAGQPVYLHQGLRSFARK; translated from the coding sequence ATGACCACGTTTCGCTCCCTCTGCCTGGCGCTGACCGTTCCCGCGCTCGCGATCGCACAGCCGTCCTCGACCCGGCCAGACTGGGCGGCCTCGATCGACTCGCTGGTGCAGCGCGAGATGGCGCGGACCGGGACGCCCGGCGCGCAACTCGCCGTGGTGGTGGACGGACAGCTCGCCTATGCGGGAGTGTACGGAGTGGCCGACGCCGAGACGCGACGCCCCGTCACCACACGGACGCTGTTTCGCGTCGGCTCGGTGACGAAGATGTTCACGGCGGCCACGCTCTCGCAGCTGGCGGCCGAGGGGACAGTCGACCTCATGGCGCCGATCCAGGCCTACGTACCGGAACTCACCGGCAAGCGCGTGGGCATGGTCAGCACGCACCAGCTGCTGACGCACTCGGCCGGCTGGCTCGACAACGCCGTCGCGTACGGCCGGATGGGCGAGGGTGCCCTGGGCGAAGTGTTCCGCGTCGTGACGGACACGCTCCTCTTCACCGAGCCGGGTCGCGTGCTCTCGTACTCGAATCCCGCCTTCTCCATGGCGGGGTACGTGGCCGAGGTGGCGGGGAAGGCGCGCTACGCCGCGCTGGTGGACCGACTGGTGCTGAAGAAGGCGAACATGCCACACGCCACGTTCCGCCCGCTGGAGGCGATGACACGTGACTTCTCGCAGGGGCACCTGGCCTCCGGGAACGGTGCGCCGACGGTGGTGCGGCCCTACACCGAGAACACGGCGCAATGGGCGGCCGGCTTCCTCATGGCCAGCGCGGCCGAGGTGGCGCAGTTCACGCGCATGCTGATGGATGGCGGGATGCTCGATGGTGCGCGTGTGCTCGACACGGCCGCCGTGCGGCGCATGACAACCGGGTATCAGGTGATGCCCGCCGACCCGACCTCGAAGTACGGCTACGGCCTGGTGATCGGGACGCGCGGGCGTGAGCGCGTCTGGCAGCATGGCGGTGCGATCACGGGCTTCGATGCACAGGTCGTCATGTTCCCCGATCGCAGGCTGTCGGTGGTGCTGGTGGACAACCGCGGCGGTGCGCCGATGAACGGGGTGATCGATGCCGTCGCATCGCGCGTGGCGGGGATCGCGCCGCCGCCTGCGCCCCCGTCCGCGCCGGCGCGCGAGGCGACGGCGGTGGAACGGCAGCAGCTCGCCGGCACGTACGCCATGGGAGCGGTGTCGGTGGCTCTCGCCGAGCGCGATGGGGCACTCGTGTTCGTGCAGGGCACCACGGCGCTCCCCGCCCGGCTCGTGGGCTCCGAGAAGCTCCAGGTCACCGCGCCCGGAGGTCAGGTGCGCGTCTTCACGATCGTGCGCGACGCCGCAGGACAGCCGGTGTACCTGCACCAGGGACTGCGCTCGTTCGCGCGGAAGTAG
- a CDS encoding DUF2200 domain-containing protein — translation MAEHRIFSMPFASVYPAYVNKAERKGRTKAEVDRIICWLTGYDDAGLRDQLERRTDFRAFFEQAPAMHPNSALITGAVCGVRVEAVEDPLMRRIRQLDKLIDELARGRVMEKILRGQPREIR, via the coding sequence ATGGCCGAACACCGGATCTTCTCGATGCCCTTCGCGTCGGTCTACCCGGCGTACGTGAACAAGGCGGAGCGAAAGGGCCGCACGAAAGCCGAGGTCGATCGCATCATCTGCTGGCTCACGGGCTACGACGACGCCGGACTGCGGGACCAGCTCGAGCGCCGCACCGACTTCAGGGCCTTCTTCGAGCAGGCGCCGGCGATGCATCCCAACAGCGCCCTGATCACGGGGGCCGTATGCGGCGTGCGCGTGGAGGCGGTGGAGGACCCGCTGATGCGCCGCATCCGGCAGCTGGACAAGCTCATCGACGAACTCGCCCGCGGCAGGGTGATGGAGAAGATCCTGCGCGGGCAACCCCGGGAAATACGGTGA
- the arr gene encoding NAD(+)--rifampin ADP-ribosyltransferase — translation MMSTPPAPDAPSTRFFHGTRADLAPGDLIHPGYASNYTERRSPWAYFSATLGAATWGAELARGEGRGRIYVVEPTGAYVDDPNLTDRKFPGNPTKSYRSRDPLRVVEELLAWEGHTPEEIQAMQEGIAGKEPIDD, via the coding sequence ATGATGTCCACTCCGCCCGCACCTGACGCGCCGAGCACACGGTTCTTCCACGGTACCCGCGCCGACCTGGCGCCCGGTGACCTGATTCACCCCGGCTACGCCTCCAACTACACGGAGCGACGCTCGCCGTGGGCGTACTTCAGCGCAACCCTCGGCGCCGCGACGTGGGGCGCGGAGCTGGCGCGGGGTGAGGGACGCGGTCGCATCTACGTGGTCGAACCCACCGGTGCCTACGTCGACGACCCCAACCTCACGGACCGGAAGTTTCCCGGCAATCCCACGAAGTCGTACCGGTCGCGCGACCCGTTGCGGGTGGTCGAAGAGCTGCTGGCGTGGGAGGGCCACACGCCGGAGGAGATCCAGGCGATGCAGGAGGGCATCGCGGGAAAGGAGCCGATCGACGACTGA
- a CDS encoding DUF4440 domain-containing protein, whose product MALPADLDRVLRDYESAWRRADPAALAALFTEDGFVLQDGHPPVRGRAAIAAAYAGHGGNALRLRALAAAVSGTVGYIVGGYGYGDDTSDVGKFTLTLRRERDGVWRITSDMDNANRSPR is encoded by the coding sequence GTGGCATTGCCCGCCGACCTGGACCGCGTCCTTCGCGACTACGAGTCGGCCTGGCGACGCGCCGACCCCGCTGCGCTGGCCGCCCTCTTCACCGAGGATGGTTTCGTGCTCCAGGATGGCCATCCGCCGGTGCGCGGCAGGGCCGCGATCGCCGCCGCTTACGCCGGACATGGTGGGAACGCGCTGAGGCTCCGGGCACTCGCGGCCGCCGTCTCCGGCACGGTCGGATACATCGTCGGCGGGTACGGCTACGGCGACGACACGAGCGACGTGGGCAAGTTCACGCTGACGCTGCGCCGGGAGCGTGACGGTGTGTGGCGCATCACCTCCGACATGGACAACGCGAACCGGTCTCCGCGCTGA
- a CDS encoding NAD-dependent epimerase/dehydratase family protein, with amino-acid sequence MTAGPLHTILGANGAVGRALSAELSRLPVRVRQVARTPRAESEGDELVAADLLDAAATDRAVAGSDVVYLLAGLPYSAALWEAQWPRVMQHVLDACTRHGARLVFFDNVYPYGAVDGVMTEETPFNPCSRKGEVRARITTTLLDAMRRQQLTAMIVRSADFYYPDGAGATTGLLNGVVFDRLAAGHGAQWLGSADVVHSFTYTPDIARTLAHLSARDDAYGQSWHALTSPEARTGREFVQMACAQLGQPVRVQNAGRTMLRLLGLFNPVLREQLEMLYQFERPYRFSSAKLERASGLVPTSYAAGFADVIARLPTGAPRARTA; translated from the coding sequence ATGACCGCCGGCCCGCTGCACACCATCCTTGGTGCGAACGGCGCCGTCGGGCGCGCACTGTCGGCCGAGCTGTCCCGCCTCCCGGTGCGCGTTCGGCAGGTGGCGCGCACGCCGCGCGCCGAGTCGGAGGGAGACGAGCTGGTGGCCGCCGACCTGCTCGACGCCGCGGCGACCGACCGCGCCGTGGCCGGGAGCGACGTCGTGTACCTCCTGGCGGGGTTGCCGTACAGCGCCGCGCTGTGGGAGGCGCAGTGGCCGCGCGTGATGCAGCACGTGCTCGACGCCTGCACACGGCATGGCGCGCGACTCGTGTTCTTCGACAACGTCTACCCCTACGGCGCCGTCGACGGCGTGATGACCGAGGAGACGCCGTTCAACCCGTGCAGCCGCAAGGGTGAGGTGCGCGCCCGCATCACGACCACGCTGCTCGATGCGATGCGCCGGCAGCAGCTCACCGCCATGATCGTGCGCTCGGCCGACTTCTACTATCCCGACGGCGCGGGCGCGACCACCGGCCTGCTGAATGGGGTCGTCTTCGACCGCCTCGCCGCCGGCCACGGGGCGCAGTGGCTGGGGTCCGCCGATGTCGTGCACAGCTTCACCTACACGCCGGACATCGCGCGCACACTCGCGCACCTGTCCGCACGCGACGACGCGTATGGCCAGAGCTGGCACGCACTGACGTCACCGGAGGCGCGCACGGGGCGCGAGTTCGTGCAGATGGCCTGCGCGCAGCTCGGGCAGCCCGTGCGGGTGCAGAACGCCGGCCGCACGATGTTGCGCCTGCTCGGGCTGTTCAATCCGGTGCTGCGGGAGCAGCTCGAGATGCTGTACCAGTTCGAGCGGCCGTATCGCTTCAGCAGTGCGAAGCTGGAGCGCGCCTCGGGGCTGGTGCCGACGTCATACGCGGCGGGTTTCGCCGACGTGATCGCGCGGCTGCCCACCGGCGCCCCACGGGCCCGCACGGCCTGA
- a CDS encoding DUF3047 domain-containing protein has protein sequence MIPLFTPPWIAVALTLLAGAADTGRVPRGCQHALLTFADDGLPRALPSGWAVRAVRGFREPLSEVVDSGGLRFLRLSGTGRAAFFVRRLETPLRSTSGRLGWTWRVPVTPVGASAASPATDDASLRVFVVFERHATFARAPRALFYTLGDGDPAQRTAGRGAVQSINAGRPLAARHWVDVLVDPVRDYERIWRAAAPAIVAVGVMQDTDQTGSAAVGDMRRLEWTDDATQCR, from the coding sequence GTGATCCCACTGTTCACACCTCCCTGGATCGCCGTCGCCCTGACGCTGCTGGCCGGCGCCGCCGACACTGGCCGCGTCCCTCGCGGGTGTCAGCACGCGCTGCTGACCTTTGCCGACGATGGGTTGCCGCGTGCGCTCCCTTCGGGATGGGCCGTCCGTGCAGTCCGTGGGTTCAGGGAGCCGCTCAGCGAGGTGGTCGATTCCGGTGGTCTCCGATTCCTTCGCCTGTCGGGGACCGGCCGCGCGGCGTTCTTCGTGCGCAGGCTCGAGACGCCGTTGCGATCGACCTCCGGCCGCCTGGGCTGGACCTGGCGCGTGCCGGTGACGCCCGTTGGTGCGTCCGCCGCGTCCCCCGCGACCGATGATGCGTCCCTGCGCGTCTTCGTCGTCTTCGAGCGGCACGCCACCTTCGCCCGCGCGCCGCGCGCGCTGTTCTACACCCTCGGCGACGGAGACCCCGCACAGCGCACCGCAGGGCGCGGGGCGGTACAGTCGATCAATGCCGGTCGTCCCCTGGCGGCGCGACACTGGGTCGATGTCCTGGTCGATCCCGTACGTGACTACGAGCGCATCTGGCGCGCCGCGGCGCCGGCGATCGTCGCGGTCGGGGTGATGCAGGACACCGACCAGACGGGAAGCGCCGCGGTCGGCGACATGCGTCGCCTCGAATGGACGGACGATGCGACACAGTGCCGGTAG
- a CDS encoding VWA domain-containing protein — MSLRRLPVYILADVSGSMRGTPVESVKAGIRQLHRDLLTDPQAVESAYLSVITFADVAIQVVPLTEVSSFIPPEMEANGQTNYGDALRVLLECFEMEVVRTTPEQKGDWRPLVFILSDGAPTDTGWTEYAAQLRSRRPANIIAVACGDHADLAALRETTDTVIQMRDMSPDAFRAFFKFVSASVKTTSAKVGSVGEGGAITLPPPPPGITIIP; from the coding sequence GTGTCGCTGCGCCGCCTGCCCGTCTACATCCTCGCCGACGTCTCCGGCTCCATGCGTGGCACCCCGGTCGAAAGCGTGAAGGCCGGGATCCGGCAGTTGCACCGCGACCTGCTCACCGACCCGCAGGCGGTCGAGAGCGCGTACCTGAGCGTGATCACCTTCGCCGACGTGGCCATCCAGGTGGTGCCGCTCACCGAGGTCAGCAGCTTCATCCCGCCGGAGATGGAGGCGAATGGCCAGACCAACTACGGCGATGCGCTCCGCGTGCTGCTGGAGTGCTTCGAGATGGAGGTCGTCCGCACCACACCCGAGCAGAAGGGGGACTGGCGCCCGCTGGTCTTCATCCTCTCCGACGGCGCGCCGACAGACACCGGCTGGACGGAATACGCGGCGCAGCTTCGCAGCCGCCGCCCCGCCAACATCATCGCCGTCGCCTGCGGAGACCACGCCGACCTGGCCGCCCTGCGCGAGACCACGGACACGGTCATCCAGATGCGCGACATGTCGCCCGATGCGTTCCGCGCCTTCTTCAAGTTCGTGTCCGCCAGCGTGAAGACCACCAGCGCCAAGGTCGGCTCGGTGGGTGAGGGCGGCGCGATCACGCTGCCGCCGCCACCGCCCGGCATCACGATCATTCCCTGA
- a CDS encoding acetyl-CoA hydrolase/transferase family protein, translating into MPAHPRSSDWRQHASSPADVVSHIKSGDRIFIHGACATPTPLLEALAARTDLRDVQLYHLHLAGEAPFVDREQAGHFSSNSLFSGANVRAAIGEGRADFIPVFLSDIPSLFADRVIDLDVAILQLSPPDKHGNSTLGTSVDCALAASLNARTVLAEINQQMPRTAGNSAVPLSRVDAWTATDRPLHTHAPSPASEIEDRIGETIAGLVEDGSTLQLGIGGIPDAVLARLGNKVGLGVHSEMFSDGLIPLMENGVVTNEHKEVHRGRTVTSFINGSKRLFDFVDDNLAIEFHPCDRTNDPSLIRENPKVVAINSAIEIDLTGQVCADSIGHRIYSGIGGQMDFIRGAALSKGGKPIIALPSMAAGGTLSRITHELKPGAGVVTTRGHVHWVVTEYGAVNLHGKTLRQRAELLISIAHPDVRGELTRATRATRHFAMV; encoded by the coding sequence ATGCCCGCACACCCTCGCTCCTCCGACTGGCGCCAGCACGCGTCGTCCCCCGCTGACGTCGTCAGTCACATCAAGTCCGGCGACCGGATCTTCATCCACGGCGCCTGCGCCACCCCCACCCCGTTGCTCGAGGCACTGGCCGCGCGCACCGACCTCCGTGACGTGCAGCTCTACCACCTGCACCTGGCGGGGGAGGCGCCGTTCGTCGACCGGGAACAGGCAGGACACTTCTCGTCGAACTCACTCTTCTCGGGTGCGAACGTGCGTGCCGCCATCGGGGAGGGGCGTGCCGACTTCATCCCGGTCTTCCTCAGCGACATCCCGTCGCTCTTCGCCGATCGCGTGATCGACCTCGACGTCGCGATCCTCCAGCTCTCGCCCCCCGACAAGCACGGCAACTCGACGCTCGGCACCTCCGTCGACTGTGCGCTGGCCGCGAGCCTCAACGCCCGCACTGTGCTGGCGGAGATCAACCAGCAGATGCCGCGCACGGCCGGCAATTCCGCCGTGCCGCTGTCACGCGTGGACGCGTGGACCGCCACCGACCGCCCGCTGCACACCCACGCGCCATCCCCGGCCAGCGAGATCGAGGACCGCATCGGGGAGACCATCGCGGGACTCGTCGAGGACGGCTCCACCCTGCAGCTCGGCATCGGCGGGATCCCCGATGCGGTGCTCGCGCGGCTCGGCAACAAGGTCGGTCTCGGCGTGCACTCCGAGATGTTCTCCGATGGCCTCATCCCGCTGATGGAGAACGGCGTGGTGACCAACGAGCACAAGGAAGTCCACCGCGGCCGCACCGTCACGAGCTTCATCAACGGCAGCAAGCGGCTGTTCGACTTCGTGGACGACAACCTCGCGATCGAGTTCCATCCCTGCGACCGCACCAACGACCCGAGCCTGATCCGCGAGAACCCGAAGGTCGTCGCGATCAACTCGGCGATCGAGATCGACCTCACGGGCCAGGTGTGTGCCGACTCCATCGGCCACCGCATCTACAGCGGCATCGGCGGCCAGATGGACTTCATCCGCGGCGCCGCACTCTCGAAGGGTGGCAAGCCGATCATCGCCCTGCCCTCGATGGCGGCCGGGGGCACCCTGTCGCGCATCACCCACGAACTGAAGCCGGGCGCCGGCGTGGTGACGACGCGCGGCCACGTGCACTGGGTGGTGACGGAATACGGGGCCGTGAACCTGCACGGCAAGACGCTGCGGCAGCGCGCCGAGTTGTTGATCTCGATCGCACATCCCGATGTGCGGGGGGAGCTGACGCGGGCGACGCGGGCGACGCGGCACTTCGCGATGGTGTGA
- a CDS encoding TetR/AcrR family transcriptional regulator, with protein MNIVNILHSNVSFVNIKMTQSRILRMTQSHIRKMTQSRSFHGPSPDHQLGLTRLTHPHPVNTARYHHGNLRTALLEAGLRIAEADGPAALQLRDLARAEGVSASAVYRHFPDLAHLSAEVGRLARRRLARAMLHAADAVPAEPDAGLHAIRRFDAIGRAYVEFAVRHPKLFDTAFQAPTAPPSCADDPSAWAVLESALERLVSVGELSAQRRIDAPIVSWSAVHGLAGILVRGMLVPPATAADAIAAVLRGVRRSLELRDG; from the coding sequence GTGAACATTGTCAACATATTGCATTCGAATGTTTCTTTTGTCAACATTAAAATGACACAGAGTCGAATCCTCAGAATGACTCAGAGTCACATCCGCAAAATGACTCAGAGTCGCAGCTTTCACGGCCCCTCTCCCGACCACCAACTTGGCCTCACCCGATTGACCCATCCGCATCCCGTGAACACCGCCCGCTACCACCACGGCAACCTCCGGACTGCATTACTCGAGGCCGGCTTGCGGATCGCGGAAGCGGACGGCCCCGCCGCCCTGCAGCTGCGCGACCTGGCCCGGGCGGAAGGGGTGTCCGCGTCCGCCGTGTACCGCCACTTCCCCGACCTCGCACATCTCTCAGCAGAGGTCGGTCGGCTCGCACGGCGGCGCCTGGCGCGGGCGATGCTCCATGCGGCGGATGCGGTCCCGGCGGAGCCTGACGCCGGTCTGCACGCCATCCGACGCTTCGACGCCATCGGCAGGGCGTACGTCGAGTTCGCGGTCCGACACCCCAAGCTCTTCGACACGGCGTTCCAGGCCCCCACCGCGCCGCCCTCCTGCGCCGACGATCCATCCGCCTGGGCCGTCCTCGAGTCGGCACTCGAGAGACTCGTTTCAGTCGGAGAATTGTCGGCACAGCGGCGCATTGATGCACCGATAGTGTCCTGGTCCGCGGTGCATGGACTGGCCGGGATCCTGGTGCGCGGAATGCTCGTGCCGCCAGCGACGGCAGCCGATGCCATCGCGGCGGTGCTCCGCGGGGTGCGACGGTCACTCGAATTGCGGGACGGCTGA
- a CDS encoding ABC-F family ATP-binding cassette domain-containing protein produces MTLLSVSNVGLSFGATELFKNITFTVAEGERWGIIGRNGAGKSSIFKIITGEYEPTVGSVARKPGLRHALLDQHRAFEGATTVWEAGAAAWREVVDLEKKIADLAMQLGEMGEKVTDEFLDRFGREQERFADLGGYEYHARVDAVLQGLGFDAEESKVRLVSTLSGGERGRVGLAAQLIAPADLLLLDEPTNHLDLDTTTWLQEWLGEAAETVIVVSHDRAFMDAVCTNILHVEAKTSESYKGNYSQFVPQRAERRLTRERELEKQRAYVKKEEEYIRRNLAGVNSFQAKGKRKRLERLPRLAPPPGDPSAMSLRFDVADRGGDQVSTMKALRVEVPGRVLVDDFTAVLRRNDFVALVGPNGAGKSSFISTLLGDREPAGGEVRVGGSITPAWFRQDLSDLPLRKSLADAIQEQRPTWSRGAVQNHLGAFGFSGDEVFREIHTLSGGERARMALALMTLARANLLVLDEPTNHLDVENIEVLEDALDEYEGTVLLVSHDRAFLRQVATRVWSFDGNRLVDFDGPFEEWEADRARKGAAKR; encoded by the coding sequence GTGACCCTTCTCTCCGTCTCGAACGTCGGCCTGTCTTTCGGCGCGACTGAACTCTTCAAGAACATCACCTTCACCGTCGCCGAGGGTGAGCGGTGGGGCATCATCGGGCGCAACGGCGCCGGCAAGTCGTCGATCTTCAAGATCATCACCGGCGAGTACGAGCCCACGGTGGGGAGCGTCGCGCGCAAGCCGGGCCTGCGTCATGCGCTGCTCGACCAGCACCGCGCCTTCGAGGGGGCGACCACGGTATGGGAGGCGGGAGCGGCCGCCTGGCGTGAAGTGGTGGACCTCGAGAAGAAGATCGCCGACCTGGCGATGCAGCTTGGCGAGATGGGTGAGAAGGTCACCGACGAGTTCCTCGACCGGTTCGGGCGCGAGCAGGAGCGCTTCGCGGACCTCGGTGGATACGAATACCACGCGCGAGTGGACGCGGTGCTGCAGGGGCTTGGATTCGATGCCGAGGAGTCGAAGGTGCGGCTCGTGTCCACCCTGTCCGGTGGTGAACGCGGGCGCGTGGGCCTCGCGGCGCAGCTCATCGCACCGGCCGACCTGCTGCTGCTCGACGAGCCCACCAACCACCTCGATCTCGACACCACCACCTGGCTGCAGGAGTGGCTGGGCGAGGCGGCGGAGACGGTGATCGTCGTGTCGCACGACCGCGCGTTCATGGACGCGGTGTGCACCAACATCCTGCACGTCGAGGCGAAGACGAGCGAGAGCTACAAGGGGAACTACAGCCAGTTCGTGCCGCAGCGTGCGGAGCGACGGCTCACGCGCGAGCGCGAGCTGGAGAAGCAGCGCGCGTACGTGAAGAAGGAGGAGGAGTACATCCGCCGGAACCTGGCGGGCGTGAACTCGTTCCAGGCGAAGGGCAAGCGCAAGCGGCTCGAGCGACTGCCGCGCCTTGCGCCGCCGCCCGGTGACCCGTCGGCGATGTCGTTGCGCTTCGACGTGGCGGACCGCGGTGGCGACCAGGTGTCGACGATGAAGGCGCTTCGCGTGGAGGTGCCGGGACGCGTGCTGGTGGACGACTTCACCGCCGTGCTCCGCCGCAACGACTTCGTGGCACTGGTCGGGCCGAACGGAGCCGGCAAGTCGTCGTTCATCTCCACGCTCCTCGGCGATCGCGAGCCGGCGGGTGGTGAGGTCCGCGTGGGCGGCTCGATCACGCCGGCGTGGTTCCGGCAGGACCTGTCCGACCTGCCACTGCGGAAGTCGCTTGCGGATGCGATCCAGGAGCAGCGACCCACCTGGAGCCGCGGCGCCGTGCAGAACCATCTTGGCGCGTTCGGGTTCAGCGGCGACGAGGTGTTCCGCGAGATCCACACGCTGAGCGGCGGCGAGCGGGCACGCATGGCGCTGGCGCTGATGACGCTGGCGCGGGCCAACCTGCTGGTGCTCGACGAACCCACCAACCATCTCGACGTCGAAAACATCGAGGTGCTGGAGGACGCCCTCGACGAGTACGAGGGGACCGTGCTGCTGGTGAGCCACGACCGGGCGTTCCTGCGGCAGGTGGCGACGCGGGTGTGGTCGTTCGACGGGAACCGGCTGGTGGACTTCGACGGGCCGTTCGAGGAGTGGGAGGCCGACCGGGCGCGGAAGGGGGCGGCGAAGCGGTAG